The following nucleotide sequence is from Cucumis melo cultivar AY chromosome 1, USDA_Cmelo_AY_1.0, whole genome shotgun sequence.
AATGACGGCACGTGCGTGTGAAGATATTGACAATGTCACATTTGTCTATCTCCTCACCCCTAAGGCCCAAACCAACAACTTAAAGTGTGAGTATTTAAAAGAGTTTTTCCGAAATCCATCTTTAAATAagataataatatttaaataaattttcatgAACAGTAATAGTTACCCTACTTTTCACTGGAGTAAATTTATCTAACTAAACTTGAGCCTGAAGATTGATCGGGCATTGAGGAAATCTGTGACCAATATAACGATTCAAAGCATTATATTGgttgaaataaaatttttgCATCTCCCACGAGAAAGGACTGAAAGAGGACAATAATAACTTATCGAGGTTACTTTTGTTAAGAGCCTCAAGTGTTTTGAAGGCAAGTTTAATGATCAAGTCAAAAGAGCCCGTGAATTTTTGCCAAAAAGGATTGAAAGTGTTGGGGTATAAATTTGGTTAGCCACAGAATCAAAATTATATTGCTGTAAAGCAAAGCCTTAATTTTGTGTAGTAGCAAATATTAATGGGCTGCTGCTGTTGCTGCTGCAAAGTTTCTAGCTTTTCATCTTTGGCTTATAATTATGGCTAAGCCTAATGTTTGTTGCTCCATTGAATTGGAGCCCAAAACCTTGAACCAAGGCCAACTCCACCAGGCTAGGGTCAGCCAATAACCCATTGCAATACAACGAACCCAACCTTTATatttatccttattttaatctattttttaattcttttttcttttttctttttttgggttTTGGTTTTTGCAGGAAGTGGCTGCTGATGTTGTTCAGAAACTGGAACCCAGTGAAGCTTCTCTTGTATTGATTGATGTATGTGTTTCTCTTAACAACGATATCTAATATAATTGAAATATTGCTCTTAGTTGTGCTGTGTAGGGTTTGGaaatgttgaaattatttttgtaatgttgGAGACATTATTCATATGGTTGGTTTTACGTTTTTAAACATGATTTTCTTAGAAGATGGATATAATGTTAATAGTTTAATTCAAATGTAATTAATTTTGTCTGCGTTTCTGAGAGTTTAGATGGTAGAAAGGTTGAAACCGATGAAGTATATGTTTGAAAGAGGAGGAGTAGGAGGAGGAGAATCTGAATCAGAATCAGAATCATTGGGAGAAtttgaggaagaaagaaaaagatgtcAGTGCTCTTACGTTTCTACTGATCAATCCCCAAATAAAGTACTGCAGTTGCTCAAGGAACCTCTTTCAGCTCCATTTTGAAGCTTTTTAACTCCTAACTTAATTACATCTCAAGTGGTCTGTAACGAATGCTTTTGATTTTTTAATTGTATTTGCTATATCATTAGTACTTTATGTAAGTTATAACAAATAATTCTCAGttgatttattaattaaattgtctTGTTGGGTAACATCTATAATTGATagcatgatttttttaaatgttgagATTTTACTATAACTAAAATGAGTTTCAATAGTCAAATTAAgtggagagagagaggagatcattttttaagtttagttgatcaagattatttttttaaataaaaaatttattacatAATAAATCATAGTTTTTAAGATATAAGAAAATAGACTACTTACCCaaatatgttttcaaaatttgtgaTTAAAACACTAAAAGAATAATGTAAATGAAAAGACCAACCATAAAGTAGGATTAGACActaattctaatattttttaGAATTAGTATAAGAACTAAAGTTATATTATCcatcaaaatatcatttttagttcttaaaagtTATCTTAAAAACTATGATTTATTATGTgataaaattttgatttaaaaaataattttgatttttgaaaatacaGAAGACTAAAAGTTAATATCTATTAAagtcatttaatatttgaaaatataggATCAAAAAGTACAAATTTCATGTGAATGAAATAGATTTTAAGCTAAAAAAATGTGAAGATTAAAATTTCacataattttaaatttgtcaCAATACAAAaccttcctttcttttttcttttgtcacaaaataaaacttaaaatatgTTGCATTTCGACGATGGCCTTCAAATAATATCACGAATCACACCGCCTAAACCGTATTCCCCACTAGAGGGAGTTGGGGTTTAGGGTTTCGAACTTTCAACTTCAACTTCCAAAACTTTTTTTAGGTCTTTTGTCGTCCCATTTGGGCGTCTCTATTCCAAAATACTTTGGGGAGGGAAAAATCAAATTCCCAAGTCCCCTCGCCTCTCTAATTCTCTGATCCAATCGATCAGTTCGAAGCAGAGCTCGACCATTTTCTCAAGGTGATTGTTCTAATCTCTCCTCCATTTGCTCATTGCCTTCCCAGTTTTCTGCATTTCGTATACTTGAACTCCACTTTTgtgttatttgaacaattgtattAATCTTTTCCAGCGCCTATCGACCCATTCCCAGTCGAACTATATAGCGTATTAGCCTAtctattgtttctttttctattatgAAGTTCTAGACTGCTTCCTCAGAATTCGTATTTGTGGGTTTGTTCTGGAACCTAGATTCTCCCATTCCCCCCTGCATCTGCCAGTTCTTTAATCGAGCTCACTCAGACTGTTTGGCGGTTTAATTATTAGAACTTAAACGTtcgtttttcaaatttattttgctaAAAGGAAATTTCATTATATGTTCCTATGCAGTTGAGATATATCTTTCTTTGAAGTCATGAATACCACTGTGCATAGAACTCCCAACTCCGGGAGCCGTTCATTGTTCTACCAAGATTTAGCATCTCCTGTTACGACACggaaaggaaaattttcaactCCAGGCCAGGCAGCTGCTGTTTCTGCTTTATGGCGGGAGAATTTTGGAAACTCAGATCTTCCTCCTCCTCCGGTTTTCACTTTGGAAGACCGCTCGGTTTCAGATTTTTCTCCCGAATCTGGGATTCCTGATTATCCTGTTTCCCCAGAAACTAAATCAGACCCCAGGACCCCTATCCGAAGGCATGACTTCTCTTCGCCGACGAAAAACAAGTCAAATGCCAGCACTTCTTATACACCAATCAATGGACAACCAAGCCGGCAGGGATCGGCTGGCTTTAGTTGGTGGTCAACATCGAAAGGTGGTGGGAGCGAGCGAGAAGATAAGGGAAAAAGTTCACCAGTCGAAGGTGTGATTCAACCTGGTGCATTAATCACACTTCCAACCCCGAGGGAAGTTGCCAGACCGGAGGTGGAAAGAAATTGCTTGCCTTTAGCAAAACTGAATGAGGAGGAATGGGTTACTGTCTATGGGTGAGTTGTCTATTTCCTTTCTCCCTTCTCATCTATCATCGTTAGCTGTGGGTTTTGTCTtggttgaaatttgaatgattcatTTACCATCTTTGAGTTGTTATATCTTATTGATTAATGTTAAACAGCTAACCAATTTTCTTTTGAGTCATTTAAAGTTTCCTAAATCACGTTGTGGACGATCAAAGTGGTTTTCGTATTTATGATATGGTTTGTGCAGCCTTGCCTTGTCATTTCTCTCGGATGCATCTCTCTTACATGCACCCACATTTCATTCCTGCACACAGAATCATGCTCATGTAGTGAATGTTGCTTCAAAATCAATTTGATATTAAACACCTTCAATTTGGAATTGTTTTAAGCCTGTTCTTATACCTTGATTTCCTTCTTGTCGAAATAAATGAGCATGCTTCATTTTTTTGACATGTAAGGAAGTACCCTAGCTGCTTAGATTTACCTCAGTGGCGTTGCTGTGGTAATTTATTGCAGGCTGCATATATATTAGTTTTGATACAAGATTACCTGAACAAGATTTATTCTATAGATCATACAACGGTGCCCTTAAGTTCTAAAGTGAGGTTGGTTTCGATATAAGCAATTTGAATTGTTAGTGTTGAATATTTGATAAGAAGCGATGCTGTTACTGATTCCAAAtgttatttattaattatataatttgttGTTCTCTTTCTTCAGATTTTCCCCTGCTGATACAAATCTAGTTTTGAGGGAGTTTGAGAAATGCGGTGAGATCTTGAAACACCTTCCTGGTCCAAGAGATGCTAATTGGATGCACATTCTTTATCAGGTACCAATTTATCTCTGTTTCCTAGCTTTATTTGACTTTGGTTTTCTCGTTTgatgttctttttcttttagattcTTTCAATCTATTATTGTAAATCGGAATGGCTTTGTTGCTAGttgttaaaatttgaaatcttgttaattatgtatcaattattatgaaaaataaCAGCACAACATGAATTCATGGATGCTAGAAAAGGCATTAGGTTTGAAGTTGTCATTGTTTTCTAGTTCAACAATATGGGGGTGGTGATACAAACGGCTACCTTTTGGTTAGGTTAATATGCCTTCACCAGTTGAGCTCTCAAGATGGCTAATATGGTTTAAGATTTAATTGACGCCTATTGCGTGTTTTGTTTGAATATTAACCTCATCAAATTAATGCTTCATAATCAAATCAAGACTTGACCCTTTGACCAGTAGAAGGATACATATTACATTAGGTATATGTAACTCATATAACATCCATATATGAGCAGGAAGACGCTATATTTCAACCTCTTAGAAATACTATTTACATTATAAATatgttgtttaattttgtttctgGTGCAGAACCGATCTGATGCCCAGAAGGCTCTCAATAAAAATGGTATTCAAATTAATGGGGTGCTAATTGTTGGTGTGAAACCAGTGGACCCAATGCATCGGCAGGCACTagatgaaaaattaaacaatccGGGATTCATGGTTATCCCACCGGtatcttctcgaacctcagaactcCTTGCAACGAGAGGACCCATGCTTCCCTACAGTCTTCAAAATGGTAACACTAGTGCACGGCACTCAGGAGGTGCCATCGCTTCACCATCAAAATCATTAGTATCTAAGGTGATGGATTTGATGTTTGGAGTCTAAGCTCCTCCTCGACTTCGTGTGGCAAGTAATTCCTTGAAATTTGAGAGCTTACACATTGATTAGGCGTGATATTTTATGGACTCTTATAACTGTGTGCAATGTTCACATTTCACCGTCCATCTTGATCTTGTGATTGTTTTTCCTGATTCTTACTAAAATTGAGACAGAGGGACATGAACATGATGCTCGAACATTTTCTCGTGCCCTTGAAAACCAAACAAATATGAGAACCAGGTATATAAGTATATCTCCACTTCCCACCCTTAGAAACTTTTCTCTTGTTGAATATTTACAATAGGTTGAAAGAACTCATTTCAAACATGTGGGGTAACCTCGAATCATTATAATTATTAATGCATGCTACAATTTAAgggtgttaaaaaaaaatagttaaaaactAAATCGATTGACAAACCAAATCACAATCGAATTGAAATCAAATACATGTGGTTCGATTTGTTTGAAGGCATTAAACCGATTTTAAAATCTAATTGAGTTGCTTTATGTGTACGTGTGTGGAGGGTAGATAGTACCTATTGGTTCTCGAAATTAAACTTAGGGCAAAGTTCTTCCAAGATGCTTTGAGATGTAAAATAGAatgttttagattttaaaactaGGAGCAAAGTTTCTTGAGATGCTCCAAAATGAAAAACATAAGGAAAATGTTTTAAACTTGGGGCAAGTTGCGTCGAGATGCTCTAAATAAAAACATAaggatttaaattttaaaactcGAGGTAAAGATGTCCTGAGATGTCCCAAGATAAAAATGGAAGGATTTTGAAACTTGGGGCAAAGTTGCCTTGATCTTGGAGGAACTTTGCCTTGAGTTTTAAAACTCGAGGTGATCTTGGGACAACTGTGTCCCGAGTTTCAAAACCTTCTCTTTCTGTTTTTCGCttcaaaatgaattgaactGTGAAAACTTCTATTCCAACTCAACATTGATGAAGTTGACCAAGAGTTTTTTGGTTGCCAATTGTTACCTGAGAAAATTTATTTGAGAAAATATGagttttataatattataaagaAATTACTCGGatatattatattatcttaGTGTAAATCATCCAAGTTTCAAACCACCAATTATCATATGACAAATTTGATGGAATTTAGACACGCGCAGCAAAATTAAAGATCAAGAATTTACCCTAATTGCTCGTGGTTAACATGCATAACCATAAACTACATGAATTAGCGTTTAAAAGTGATTACCTTTGTAGCTTTCAAATTACTCGTCTTCTCCTCGATCATGAACTCGGATCGCTACTAATGTTAATTTGCTATTCTCTGGACAGTGTTGATTCACTATTCTATGGACGTATAACTGGGTTGGGATTGGTGAAGGATTTGAGAGAGATGGAAATTTTGAAGGATTGTAAAGGTTTTGAAATTAAAACTTCGGTGGGCATTtttaagtaaatatataaatgatcaaAAGTTTTTTACTCTtaaatagacaaaaaaaaacatgtaaCAATTGCATGTCTAAACTGGCTAGCCTCTCACATTTCATTATCTCGTAGTGAGCTTGGTGTCATCGCAATGAACTTGCACTTAGTGCTTGCACATTTTCTTAGTGGACTTGGTGTCATCATTATGAACATCCACATAGGCAACTAAGTGTTAGTGGAGTTCAAGGTTGAtcatttaagtcaaagtcaaaccttgactttttcaagttaaaagtcaacatttcgATAATTAACTGTTCACACGAAATTTCAGAAGAAATGTAATTTTTGGAATTGaatttttgtatatttatttatatgattttgtggatacaatctctaatatttactcatttgatgttttctctcaaatacaaattaaGACTTATAACTTTTTGATGTTCGATCTTTAGGAAGTTGTAGTTGCAAGTTTatttgagcttcaatcttctggaattaaAGAAAAGTTTGATCTTTCAAGTCTTCAAGAAGATGATGATCTCGATGTTGATAAGAACTTGCACGTTTTTAGAGcttttttgaagtttgaattttcaatttctttagCAAAATTTTTTTATCAGAGGCTTGAATTGGATTGGATATTAGAAAATTTGACTAccaaaatccaatcaaattataatatCACAATTTTGTTGTGACGACATGATGtgatttaattggccaaaatttcttgttcaacaTTCACCATTTTGTCCGTtttgactaattccaacctcctgagcatgaatcttcattcatttttctaaaatcagacgaaattcaaatttaaatccaGTTAAAGTTC
It contains:
- the LOC103500791 gene encoding nuclear pore complex protein NUP35; translation: MNTTVHRTPNSGSRSLFYQDLASPVTTRKGKFSTPGQAAAVSALWRENFGNSDLPPPPVFTLEDRSVSDFSPESGIPDYPVSPETKSDPRTPIRRHDFSSPTKNKSNASTSYTPINGQPSRQGSAGFSWWSTSKGGGSEREDKGKSSPVEGVIQPGALITLPTPREVARPEVERNCLPLAKLNEEEWVTVYGFSPADTNLVLREFEKCGEILKHLPGPRDANWMHILYQNRSDAQKALNKNGIQINGVLIVGVKPVDPMHRQALDEKLNNPGFMVIPPVSSRTSELLATRGPMLPYSLQNGNTSARHSGGAIASPSKSLVSKVMDLMFGV
- the LOC103500790 gene encoding uncharacterized protein LOC103500790, encoding MAKPNVCCSIELEPKTLNQGQLHQAREVAADVVQKLEPSEASLVLIDMVERLKPMKYMFERGGVGGGESESESESLGEFEEERKRCQCSYVSTDQSPNKVLQLLKEPLSAPF